Within Vigna unguiculata cultivar IT97K-499-35 chromosome 2, ASM411807v1, whole genome shotgun sequence, the genomic segment atgtttttttatccGGTTTGGGGTCTCAGTagttttgagaaaattgtgatcTTTGGTTAAAAGTCTAAGATTTTATGAGATTGTGATGAATGAACTATGcatgatatattatattttgttatttgttttagtGATTATGCTTCTGTCTTAGTAgtgttattataaattaatatgtatatgaacgaaatattaaaatagttattttgagAGAGGAAATCCTACCATGAATTGATTTTGGTGTGGGGTGTATTGATGATAGCTACAAAGGTGAGATcattttaattctattaatgATCGAAGTCAAATAGGCAACAATTACTAGTTGTAAGAGTTGAGGGAAATTCGTATCTAGAGTGATGGCATTAGTCATATTCCGAGGAGATATTGAATTTATCATGTCATGGTCAGTCGAGTTGGAAAAACTATCTACCCACAATATAAATATAGCTCTTGATAGTCAAGAGCGATTGAGCATTGACAGGTGCACAATCTCATAACACTAGTCAATACATTGGTCCTCCGAAGATCGAGTATGTAGTTCTTCATGCAGTGGCAGAGCATTAGTTTAGCAGGGAGGGGCTATGACCCccccaatattttttaattttttttaaaactatatatattattttgagatttttaaaaattttgaaattaaaattgtagatagtatattttaaaaattgatagaaattaaattatctctttttagttcttttataaaatacaacatttaatgttaataaataataaaacataaaatcaaatttaataaaaaataaaaatatttaggtttaattactcttttggtctctGTTTTCgtctaaaaattcaaatttggactaaaaaattggaactaaattgagactaaaaaaactgGAGGGCTAACTTGACATTGTTAGAAACACTAACcaagtaattaaaccaaacatttattaagaatttttttttatttttttctgccATTGCCttcttattttttacaaaattgtactcatctcttactctcacttttttttttgaagaagaaATGAAGTCAAACAGATagtcattatttttgttctcatttctcatttgtttccttcatttctcgaagaaaaaaaatgtaagtctTTCTTGTTTGACTTGatgatgaaatattagtttaataattattaaaattattttttatctcatgagccttttgtatactcattttttatgattatagaagcaaaaaacaatgtattatgtgttttttgtaATCGAtctttaattgtgacttgattataatatattttcctcTAATAATTATGTCTCCCAatcttttattagattatggtaaattattttttaatatattaaaaaaagtatatcgATGAACAATAagataatagattcattttgCAAAAGTTATAAAAGGCTCAcgagataaaaaaaactatatgtgaaaaatgaaaacaagataaattatacttcttcatttttttatagaagCGTAATTCTTTGAAGCgttatactaatgatccaatCAAATGATCAAATCATTATATTACTTTGGCCCCTCCAGAACtcttggtcaagatccgccactgtcTTCATGTTTGTTTGTACTTGATGAACCTTGGTAGGAGGTTCGTGGTGTGATTGTATGATGTGtcattatattcaaaattgttAGAATATTCTCTttcaatttaaaacttataagttttaaatcatctctagcTTACTCTATTTGTTCTTATGTGTTGGTGTTAGAGTTGTGAAAATGGGTTGGAACTCGCGAGTTAACCCGACCCATTACGGATTCAGCCCGAGttgggttaatttttttttacaaattttaatacgagTTCATTTTTGACCCGACACACCTAGAACCCGactcacccgggttgaacctatggtgagtcgggttggtgagccaacccaaaaataaagggtcacacaagcATTTTTATTGTGTGTGACTTTGTATTTGGATcaaattaggtttttttttttgccaacaCATTggtattttttgtgattttgttttgtAGTTAGAGTTTAACATCCTTTTGAATTGTATTTGGAttctattgaagtttatttagattttaatcataaatatattttaatttttttggctcgctaataagtgagtcgggttgggttgactcactaactGACAAACTTCTGGTGGATCGAGTCGGATTATctattttgacaactctagttGGTGTTATCTACCTAAGATGACTGTGAATTTCAAGAGAGTAGAAATGTAGAATCTGAAGAAGAACGATATTGAACCATTAAGAGAAACATTTTTAACTCATATAATTCACATTCAATAACAAGCTTTCAACCACTATTTTAGGAatgttaacataaaaatatataaaattacaaaattaaacaaatgaatgaattttttatataaaattataactacCATGAATACATACAATATTAGGGTTTTATTAGAATTTCACATTAAgctttattctattttaaataggtttcataatatctattttaaacAACTTACTATTTTTGGACCACACTcctacaattttcttttatctgcacttcaatattttacaaaagaatattttgtatattattgttAAGAGAAAATAACTcgaaatgtttaattttattattaagatcTACATCTTAATCTTAAGACTTTAGATGTCTCAATTTATTGTAATAAGtatgagagttttttttttttataaaacattattgAAAACCTTAAAAGGCAGGATAAGAGAGAAAATATTAGAGGGAAGGAAAGAAAAGTGAATCCAGAAAATGATTTAGGATCTGCTCACTTCAAATTATTCATAGAGAGCGGCAACGATGGATTAGGAGTGATATATGCGTTCATTTAGGTGGATTTAAGAGTAAGAAAAGGTGACGATTTGCGAAATTCACTGATTTTACAATTCCGATTAAGTTGAGGTTATTTGAGAGGGACACatgtttaaatacatttttaacctcaaattaaatatgttttcttcaTGTGCATGTGCGGTTGATGGAGAGGGATCTGATCTCATGAGGGTGGAACCAATCCATGAGAAAATGTGAGAGTGGATTTGATCCATGGCAACTGGAACCGATCCATAATAGTCCCAAATACactttttattaaactaatgAGTCTTCCAAATCCATTGCAGAGTGGATTCCATCCATAACAGTATGATTTTCCTTCTTTTGGGCcatgtttgtttttaaaaagcaaataataataataataataataataataataataataaaatatataaacatgtatactaattaatgataattactatattgttaaattttaatatttttaattcatctaattatcatttaattttatttttaccataaggatattttagtaatttttaaatttttatccattaaaactttttttaatctatttaatcaattaaattactcactaactttcacaaaattcatCTTCAAATCCATTCTTTTTACCCTCTAAATTCATTcaaaaaacacacatattcatttactcaaattaatacaaatacatTTATGCTTTTTTTACCcacaaaatttattcaaaaaaacacatatttattCACTCAAATTAACACAAATACATTTTTACACTCTTACTTAAATTTATCGTGCCAAGCGAACACAACCTTACCGTCTACGACTAAAACCGTGGGTTTGAAGGGAAAGCACTGTTGGCAAGAGTAACCATCTCTTTCACCTTTATGGTTCAGCTTAATGTACCCTTGATTGCACAGCCATGTGTAGCAGATCAAGGTATAGAACGAGGGAAAAAATgcattcattaaatatataaaagtgataaataatgtttatttaatttagtaataaataaataaaagaggtTGTTTAATACAAAATTGATGAGTAGTGAGGGGTCGGACAATGTAATAAGGGGTGGGTATAACGATAATTAAGTCAAATTAAGTAATTCTTTTCAATGTTGAAAGAAACTAATTGATGCATGAGACGAGTCAACACTATCAAAGCAAAGAACCAACTTTGCAgtgtacattaaaaaaataattaaattacgcaaaaataataatttaatttattattaaataccATTTAAGTTTCTCTCAAACAAGATATGTATACTACaacttctatttattttttttgctactcttcaataaaataaatctcaCTTAATTGGTAGTAATTATTAGACTAACTAACTAAAACTTAAGAAAGTTATGAGTGTTGCGTAAGTGGTTTGGTCCTGtgattgaaacaaataaaaagctACAAGTAGAATTTGTACTAATTGTGAAGAAGGCCATTGAGGTAGCCATGCTTAAATTTTCCAATGATCCAAAATGTGTAACTAAAAATTCCAAAAGGGTTGCCACTTGCATAAAAAAAACCACGGAACATTTTTCTTTGGCCGGTGGTAACACCCTCTTTCGCGTCACTGCAATCACCCAGCTTAACTGTTTTCTAGAAACAAGTAGAGAGAGGACTTTTTCCCCAATTCCATTTTCAGTGTGCCCAATTGTCCTAAACTCAATGACCCTTTCTCTACACGGCTACACCCGTGACAATCAGTTACATAATCTtcctttttatcaaaatttaaaaaatcccATCATCACGCaagtaaagaataaaaaataaaccgCTACAATTGAGAAATGCGTAATGCTTTTGGGTTCACAAAAAATAGCATACCAGATATGTATTGCGGAATTGTGGTCCAGGAACGAAGCTTGAAACAGAAGCACATCTACCGCATAGGGCGAGTCAATTCAGTTGTCATGTTCCATGTAAATTCCCATGAATTCGTTCCTTTTTTTAATGGCAGCAAAACGAGGGATTAGTTAGTTCCTTCAATCATACTTTAACTCATTTTTAGGTGAAATAAAACTGAGTCCACATAAACTCAGAAACTAAAACTAGGTCTTGCTATTGCAATTTCATCGCCCttattttgtttacaaaaaaaaatagttctgGAATCTAACTTGTTTTtgtatgtattatatatatttttaattatactcCTAACATGTtaactaaaaaaacattaaaaaggagaaaaaagaaaaatgcgTCGTCGGATGCGACAGGTTGACTAATAGTGATGAGAGATGAGAAGCGACAAGGTTAGAAGCCGTTGATGTTGACGTTGTGTTGATCTAACGATTCTTGATGGAAATCGAGGGGGGATTTTTCTTCATCACCAACCACCCCAAGCGAATACACAACATCTTCCCTGCTCCACCCCGCACGCAGTAAAACCAATGATAGGACTCTCACGTGCCGCGCCATGGCCTCTTTGTTATTCAATTTCAACTCGTGCCTCTTCGGCTTCTCTTCCACCGTCATCATCTCGCGTATCTCCTCCTCCGTCCACCCTCCCTCTCTCAATTTCCACACCGTCCTATCCAGGCATCCCCCGAGCTCCTCCTTCGCGATGCCAAACCACCACCACCTCCCGCACCGAGCCTCCGCCAACTCCGACCAAAACCTCACCCTCCTAGCCGCCGTCGCAGCCCACACCGGCTCATCCATTTCCTGCGCCAGAAGCTCCCGGAAAAACCCCGACAAGTCGAAGCTCAGCAAACAGACATCCCCGCTGTCATCCACGTAGAAAACAGGGTTCCCGGCGGCGTCAGGGGAGGAGGGAATGTAGCAATGCCGGTAAATCGGGACGAGGAGCGGTGCATCATTTAACAACCGGCGAAGCACCTGGGTCGGGTCGGGCGGCTTCGGGCCCCACGAGGGGTGCCAGAAGCGCGTGTTGGAGACGCGACGGAGAATCAGGGAGGTGGGGAGGTTGAGGAGAATTTGGAGTTGTTGTGTTGAAGAGGAACGCCAATTGGGGAAGCCTTGTGATATGGGAAGACCCTGTTGGAGGATCGCGCGAAGGTCCGGTGGGAACGAGAATTTCAATTTGGATTCTAGGTTTCGGAGTTCTAGGTCCGACAATCCTTCGTCGATTACAACGTTTGAGGATTTTAGGTTGTTAAGGAGGGTGCTGGCGTACGCCGCGAATGAGAAACATATTCGTTTCGGCCTCGGCGGTTTCCGCTTCGCTTTCTCatcctcctccttctcctcaaCTGTGGCCATTCTTCGGATTACGAAAACCGGTGTTCGAGAATTTGGGGAATCAAAACACAATGGGGATCACCAATTTTGTTACATACTTCCTTTTACCTAGTCATCAAACTCTGTTTTCTGTTTCCAATACTAGAATAAAGTCTTTACACGGAGAAATATACAGAGAGAGAAAGTTTGTTTGACTTTTATaggtttttgaaaataaaattaaaataaaaaatacacgGTGTTATGTTCTTGCTGTTAACCTACAGAGGAAATAGATGCATTGGGAACTCTATCTCTATCCATCTCAGACTCAGAATATGTATGGAGCTGTAACGTAGTTATGTTGCTACTCACCCACGTGTAATTCTCTATTgccatttaatattttcttattattttctttttttctctccgCGTTCCTTTTTTTGCTGTGTATTCTTATTAGCTTATatctatcatttttcttttctgagtTAACCCTACATTTGACCATAAGGTAAGAATTCTTATATAGAAAGGATTATAAACCATTAAATATAATGTCCATTCatgacttttttattattaaatgagGAATCATTGTTCTCCTCTTGATGATGAATGAATCTATATGGTTGGGGCATAGGAGAAGATTTTGATGTACTTTATGTATCTTGCTTAAATTAATTGCATTGAAATTAATTCACATGTTTGgcttaattacttttatgatGACCCACGATCCCTATTTTCTGCTAACTGCTATATAAATTTCAACAATAAAGTCATAAGTTTTAATTGAATACCTCCCACATTCTACCATAGAGTTCGGATCACGGATTTTATGCCCtgaatgtaaataatttttaatacaaaaatgtcattaaaagtttttagaaaattagaGTAATTGCAAAactttgtgttttcttttatataagattatttataaatttttgtgtgtttgtttgcgTGGAATTACTGCAATTTAACCATATTCTCAATGAAGTAATTGATGACTATATTCTTTTAACACCACGTACAAGTTACAATTTTTCCcgtgttattttatttctactttaaaatattgaaacttgtgttatttttaatcacaaaggaaaaagaaaaacacatttctattgtgttaaaattttctatttttgtaagGAAAATTATATAGAAAAACTTATTTCCATTATATCAaaggattttgaaaaaaaaaagaaaaacataaagaCGATTTCTTTTCagttaaatttaataatgaaaacatgttttttGAGGTGTTTTTAAGTAAATaccaaaagtatatttttatcttttcactTTGGTCGGGAGTTTAAAAAGTATTACAGGGGTGCCAACAGCAAAGCTCTATAGTTTTTGTGGATCTACGGTGCGTTTCCTTATTTAATGTAATtcagaaaatttttaaaattctcaatcaccaataaaataatattttattataattcatgagaaaacataaaataaaagaagtaaaaacGTTATGATATTCTTAGACTGTTAATAAAAGTGGAAACGCATCTGATTAAATAAAGAAGTTAATTTGGTACAGgctgttacttttttttttagtttattttattaaacttgTTTCCATCATTAATAAAATGTTCAATCAATTTCTTCAACTTCAAAAACATAACCGCTTGACCATTTACCATCCAATTAACAAGAACATCGTCAATAAacagatataaataattttaatttagacaTAATAATAAGCACAGTGACAATTTACATAACTAATAACATTACCGACTGAGTCAAATTTTTTcaggtttaaaaattaaatgaattgaCTAAACTCATAAATATTGCATTTACAAAATACAGGAgcttaatttaaacttttatttataaagaaaaccCAGGACTAATGTAAAGTACAATTTTGACCTTTCGGTTTTGCATAAAAATCCAACCTTATTCTGCAAGTCCTTATTTAATTTGCGCTTAAGTTTAAACATTTAACAgcgaaattattttaaaatatataagagcatatttataatatatatatatatatatatatataagaatttctacaaaataatttataaaaaaactaatttcaatttttgcaGTCTTTTCCTAAAAGTCCTCATAATAAAACTCAGCCAAAAGATTTtacatgaaaatatatttatctgtATTCAatttactaatattaaaaattaagaaaagaaactatttatatttttttcgtttattgGGGTGGAAGGTGGAAGCAAATTTAATTTGACATGCACCCTTGCTAGTGTcgacattttctttttaattttactttttgaataaaatttttttaaattaaaattattattttatcaattttaccaTTCAAATGTccgtttttttaaaaaaatttaacagtttttctcaatttgacagtttttttaaacttaataattttttaattaaaaaatttcctacaaaataaatatattatttattttattatttaattatcataaaaaaattacacgGTGCATATGTCTTGACTGGTgctatttgaataaaataacatgatatTTCATATGTATTTCAGTTTTGGTGTTGTATtaactttcatatatattatattataatataactgCAATGTTTCTTTTACCAAAATCGTATAAACAAGTGATTCATTAAGGATAAACCACTTGTAATTCCCTGAAATGAAATggcaaaatattaacaaaaaaaatctacatACTGCTTTGTAATTCATACAAAAAATCTGGGCAATTTGGTGACTCTTCACCTAACTGGATGATTATCCCAATTGATCAGAGTTATCGCATAATCAAAAAACTCTACTGTTAAGGAAGTAGAAGCAAGACATTTCTTCACAAAACACTATTGCCATCTGTTAAGGTAACATAGCTTTTGGACTAGTTGCAAAGGCATTTACTCATGGGGCAACCAACCACCTAAGTCTTTTGTTCCACCAATTTCTTCAGCAGAGGAGCTAGCGTCATCCACCATGATCTCATTTTCATCTTTAGCTGATCCTTCAATATATTCTGAAACATCCTCCTCCTCTGCAAATCTCAAAGGACTCAAACTCCATCCAGGAGCTATGTTCCGTCCGTGTTGGATGAAAATGCCATCTAATACATCCATTGTAGTGTCTACCAAATGTTTGCCAGAATTCAACCCAATATTCCCGTTTCCTGTATTTCCAATAGATTTTTTAGATGAAACACTCTTGTCATGGTTCAACACTTTATCTGGTTCTGAGGGTCTCAAGTCTTTATCCTTTCCAAATTTAACATGTACTCGAATTCCACATGCCTGGACTCCCTTAGATTCCTGATGAACATGACCTTGACATGTAGACTTGGTTGGGTAAATCTGATTAATCTGGGTGTTGCAGCTCACATCTTTTACACTATTTAAGATGTTTACATTGTTTTCCTGCTGTGCCATTGTAGCCGTGAAACGAGtagttatttctttgttttccaCCTTTTTAAGAATGACTTTTTCAAAGATGGGTTTAACTTTTTCAAAGGGTGATTTATTCTGAGACAGAGAGTTACACGTTGAAGGCCTTTTACCACCAGCAGGGAGGTAAGACTCGTTTAATGCATCGGCTGAGGCCAACGATCGATTAGGAGGTCTCCCTCTCTTCTTCAAAGGTTGAGTTGCTCCTGCAGACACTGTTCCCATAACTTGTTTAAAGGTCAGTT encodes:
- the LOC114171528 gene encoding uncharacterized protein LOC114171528; its protein translation is MATVEEKEEDEKAKRKPPRPKRICFSFAAYASTLLNNLKSSNVVIDEGLSDLELRNLESKLKFSFPPDLRAILQQGLPISQGFPNWRSSSTQQLQILLNLPTSLILRRVSNTRFWHPSWGPKPPDPTQVLRRLLNDAPLLVPIYRHCYIPSSPDAAGNPVFYVDDSGDVCLLSFDLSGFFRELLAQEMDEPVWAATAARRVRFWSELAEARCGRWWWFGIAKEELGGCLDRTVWKLREGGWTEEEIREMMTVEEKPKRHELKLNNKEAMARHVRVLSLVLLRAGWSREDVVYSLGVVGDEEKSPLDFHQESLDQHNVNINGF